The following are from one region of the Hymenobacter radiodurans genome:
- a CDS encoding hydroxypyruvate isomerase family protein, with amino-acid sequence MATWNRRTALKGLLTSTAAVGTLGMASAYTTDKKPPSPNSPLKNNIKQSVCRWCFQDLPLDKLCAAAKEMGIQGIDLVGPKDWPTLKKYGLDSPMCNGAEINLTDGFNDPQFHARLQKQYADMIPQVAKAGYTNLICFSGSRRGITDEAGWNNCVKGLQPLVKLAAQHKVVLVMELLNSKIDHKDYQCDHTKWGVELAKRLGSDNFKLLYDIYHMQIDEGDVIRTLTEFHPYIAHYHTAGVPGRHELDDTQELNYPAIMRAIVATGFKGYVAQEFIPQKADKLASLRQAVQLCDV; translated from the coding sequence ATGGCCACCTGGAACCGAAGAACTGCCCTGAAAGGTCTCCTCACCAGCACTGCCGCCGTGGGCACCCTGGGCATGGCCAGCGCCTATACCACCGACAAAAAGCCCCCCAGCCCGAATAGCCCGTTGAAAAACAACATCAAACAGTCGGTGTGCCGGTGGTGCTTCCAGGATTTGCCGCTCGATAAGCTGTGCGCCGCGGCCAAGGAAATGGGCATCCAGGGCATAGATTTAGTAGGCCCCAAAGACTGGCCTACGCTGAAAAAATACGGGCTGGACTCGCCCATGTGCAATGGGGCCGAAATCAACCTCACCGACGGCTTCAACGATCCGCAGTTTCACGCGCGCCTGCAGAAGCAGTACGCCGACATGATTCCGCAGGTAGCCAAGGCCGGCTACACCAACCTGATTTGCTTCAGCGGCAGCCGTCGGGGCATCACCGACGAGGCCGGCTGGAATAACTGTGTAAAAGGATTACAGCCGCTGGTGAAACTGGCCGCGCAGCATAAAGTGGTATTAGTGATGGAACTGCTCAACAGCAAAATCGACCACAAAGACTACCAGTGCGACCACACCAAGTGGGGCGTGGAGCTCGCCAAGCGGCTGGGCTCCGATAACTTCAAGCTGCTCTACGACATCTATCACATGCAGATTGACGAGGGTGATGTCATTCGCACCCTCACCGAGTTTCACCCCTACATTGCCCACTACCACACGGCCGGCGTACCGGGCCGCCACGAGCTGGACGACACCCAGGAACTGAACTACCCGGCCATCATGCGCGCCATTGTGGCCACCGGCTTCAAAGGCTACGTGGCCCAGGAGTTTATTCCGCAAAAAGCCGATAAGCTCGCTTCTCTGCGCCAGGCCGTGCAGCTTTGCGACGTATAA
- a CDS encoding nucleoside permease — protein MTSSIRIKLSIMMFLEFFIWGAWFVTLGTYLLRNLSATGTQVGVAFLTQSIGAIVAPFIIGLIADRFFSAQKILGVLHLAGALLLWRASSSPDFGSFYPNILTYMILYMPTLALVNSIAFRQMQNPQKEFATIRVLGTLGWIVAGLTIGWLNWEQSGSLRATFLMAAGASALLGVFSFTLPATPPVKRGQSSSLGDMLGLDAIGLLKNRSYLIFFLASIAICIPLAFYYGFTNPFLNEVGMKAAAGVQSLGQVSELLFMLLIPFFFTRLGVKKMLAIGMLAWVVRYLFFAYGDGQSNYWMLIAGIVLHGICYDFFFVTGQIYTDNLAGERFKSSAQGFITLATYGVGMLIGTLLSGRIFDNYQLSEGVHDWRMIWLIPAGIAGAVVLVFLLLFRDRPQAQATESDTYNSAPELAQAK, from the coding sequence ATGACTTCCTCCATTCGGATTAAGCTGTCAATCATGATGTTCCTGGAGTTTTTCATCTGGGGCGCGTGGTTCGTGACGTTAGGCACCTACCTGCTGCGCAACCTCAGCGCGACGGGTACGCAGGTGGGCGTAGCCTTTTTGACGCAGTCGATTGGGGCTATTGTGGCGCCGTTTATCATTGGCTTGATTGCCGACCGGTTTTTCTCTGCGCAGAAGATTTTGGGGGTGCTGCATCTGGCTGGGGCGCTGCTGCTCTGGCGCGCTTCTTCGTCGCCGGATTTCGGCTCTTTTTATCCTAACATCCTGACTTACATGATTCTATATATGCCTACGCTGGCGTTGGTGAACTCCATCGCGTTTAGGCAGATGCAGAATCCACAGAAGGAATTTGCTACCATTCGGGTGCTGGGCACGCTGGGCTGGATTGTGGCCGGCCTGACTATCGGTTGGCTGAACTGGGAGCAAAGCGGCAGTCTGCGGGCTACCTTCCTGATGGCCGCTGGTGCCTCGGCTCTATTGGGCGTGTTTAGCTTTACGCTGCCCGCCACGCCGCCCGTAAAACGCGGCCAATCTTCTTCCCTGGGCGATATGCTGGGCCTCGATGCGATTGGGTTGCTGAAAAACCGCTCTTACCTTATCTTCTTTCTGGCTTCCATCGCCATCTGCATCCCGCTGGCGTTTTATTACGGCTTCACCAACCCATTTTTGAACGAGGTAGGCATGAAAGCCGCGGCCGGTGTGCAAAGCCTCGGGCAGGTTTCCGAGCTGTTGTTTATGCTGCTGATTCCGTTTTTCTTTACCCGTTTGGGAGTGAAAAAGATGCTAGCCATTGGCATGCTGGCCTGGGTGGTGCGCTACCTTTTCTTTGCTTACGGCGACGGCCAAAGCAACTACTGGATGCTCATAGCGGGCATCGTACTACACGGCATCTGCTACGATTTCTTCTTCGTGACGGGCCAAATTTACACCGATAACCTGGCCGGGGAGCGGTTCAAAAGCTCCGCTCAGGGCTTTATTACCCTGGCTACCTACGGCGTAGGCATGTTGATCGGAACGCTGCTTTCAGGGCGCATTTTTGACAACTACCAACTCTCGGAAGGCGTGCACGACTGGCGCATGATCTGGCTGATTCCGGCTGGTATTGCTGGGGCAGTTGTACTGGTTTTCCTATTATTGTTCCGGGACCGGCCCCAAGCTCAGGCTACGGAGTCGGACACGTACAACTCAGCCCCCGAGTTAGCTCAAGCTAAATAA
- a CDS encoding c-type cytochrome gives MNGDSTTGANMSAVARQPQVDTNVTKIGTTPTGGALAKGAKLMEGSDCATCHRVNEKLLGPSYQAVAQKYPATEANIKMLGGKIITGGKGNWGDIAMTPHPAISVADAEEMARYILTLK, from the coding sequence ATGAATGGCGACAGCACCACGGGTGCCAATATGAGCGCCGTGGCTCGTCAGCCTCAGGTTGATACCAATGTCACCAAAATTGGAACTACGCCAACTGGTGGGGCGCTGGCCAAGGGCGCCAAGCTAATGGAAGGCAGCGACTGCGCCACCTGCCACCGCGTAAACGAGAAGCTCCTGGGCCCTTCCTATCAGGCCGTTGCCCAGAAATATCCGGCTACGGAAGCCAACATTAAGATGCTGGGGGGCAAAATTATTACCGGCGGCAAAGGCAACTGGGGCGATATCGCCATGACGCCCCATCCCGCTATATCGGTAGCCGACGCGGAGGAAATGGCCCGCTACATTCTCACACTGAAGTAA
- a CDS encoding sugar phosphate isomerase/epimerase family protein: protein MKTIKGPAIFLAQFISDQAPFNSLTSICEWASGLGYKGVQIPTLDSRFIDLQKAAESQTYADEVKGTVQAAGLEITELSTHLQGQLVAVNPVYDSLFDGFAPESVRGNPKARQEWAVQQLKYAAKASQNLGLTAHATFSGALLWPMVYPWPQRPAGLVDTGFDELARRWLPILQTFDECGVDVCYEIHPGEDLHDGISYEMFLDKVKHHPRACLLYDPSHFVIQCLDYLEYIDIYHERIRAFHVKDAEFNPSGRQGVYGGYQSWVDRAGRFRSLGDGQVDFKAIFSKMAQYDFPGWAVLEWECALKNSEDGAREGATFIRDHIIHVTDKAFDDFASAGTDEAHNKSLLGL from the coding sequence ATGAAAACCATCAAAGGCCCCGCAATTTTCCTGGCGCAATTCATCTCCGATCAGGCGCCGTTTAATAGCCTGACTTCCATCTGTGAATGGGCTAGCGGCCTGGGCTACAAAGGCGTACAGATCCCGACTCTGGATAGCCGCTTTATTGATCTGCAAAAAGCCGCCGAAAGCCAGACCTATGCCGACGAGGTGAAAGGCACAGTGCAGGCCGCGGGGCTGGAAATCACGGAGCTATCCACGCACTTGCAGGGCCAACTAGTCGCTGTAAATCCGGTGTACGACTCGCTGTTTGATGGTTTCGCGCCCGAATCTGTGCGCGGCAACCCCAAAGCCCGGCAAGAATGGGCAGTGCAGCAGCTTAAGTACGCCGCCAAAGCCTCGCAGAATCTGGGCCTGACGGCTCACGCCACGTTTAGCGGAGCATTGCTCTGGCCGATGGTGTATCCCTGGCCCCAGCGCCCCGCTGGCTTGGTCGATACTGGCTTCGACGAGTTGGCTCGCCGCTGGCTACCTATCCTGCAAACCTTCGACGAGTGCGGGGTCGATGTATGCTACGAAATTCACCCTGGCGAGGACCTACACGACGGCATTAGCTACGAGATGTTCCTCGACAAAGTGAAGCACCATCCGCGCGCCTGCCTGCTCTACGACCCTTCCCACTTTGTAATCCAATGCCTTGATTACCTGGAGTACATCGATATCTACCACGAGCGAATCCGAGCCTTCCACGTGAAGGATGCGGAGTTTAACCCCTCGGGCCGGCAGGGCGTGTACGGGGGCTACCAAAGCTGGGTAGACCGGGCAGGCCGCTTCCGCTCCCTCGGCGATGGACAGGTGGACTTCAAGGCTATTTTCAGCAAAATGGCCCAATACGACTTCCCCGGCTGGGCCGTACTGGAGTGGGAATGCGCGCTGAAAAATTCCGAAGACGGCGCCCGTGAAGGTGCTACCTTCATCCGCGACCATATCATCCACGTCACCGACAAAGCCTTCGATGATTTTGCGTCGGCCGGCACCGATGAAGCTCACAACAAAAGCCTTCTGGGCCTTTAA
- a CDS encoding Gfo/Idh/MocA family protein, whose translation MKLRLGMIGGGQGAFIGAVHRHAAALDGLYELVAGAFSSNPDTSKASGQLLGLSADRVYGSYEELIEREKALPADERVQVLSIVTPNHLHFAPAKLALENGFHVILDKPMTFSLAEAKDLQAVAAASKSRFCLTHTYTGYPMVKEARQLVASGDLGTVRKAYVEYPQGWLSNFEEGSDNKQAAWRTDPARSGVAGAMGDIGTHAFNLLEYVTGLSVTQLCADINTVVPGRKLDDDGAVLLRLSGGASGVLVATQVAAGEENNVRLRVYGDKGGLEWQQVDANTLQVKWLDRPMEIRRTGASYVSSYARHNTRTPAGHPEGYLEAFANLYRNFALSLQADLGGKSVPPEALDYPGIEEGVRGMAFIENVIASGRSDQKWTEFTV comes from the coding sequence ATGAAACTACGACTAGGCATGATTGGCGGTGGCCAGGGGGCTTTTATTGGCGCCGTGCACCGGCACGCCGCCGCCTTGGATGGCCTCTACGAGTTAGTAGCCGGCGCCTTCAGCAGCAACCCCGATACCTCCAAAGCCAGCGGCCAGCTCCTGGGCTTGTCCGCCGACCGCGTGTATGGGTCGTACGAGGAATTGATTGAGCGGGAGAAAGCCCTGCCCGCCGACGAGCGCGTGCAAGTGTTGTCCATCGTGACGCCCAACCACCTGCACTTTGCCCCAGCCAAGCTAGCGCTGGAAAACGGCTTCCATGTCATCCTGGACAAGCCCATGACCTTTTCTTTGGCTGAAGCTAAGGACTTACAAGCGGTGGCTGCCGCCAGCAAAAGCCGTTTCTGCCTCACGCATACCTATACCGGCTACCCCATGGTGAAGGAGGCGCGGCAGTTGGTAGCTTCTGGCGACCTGGGCACCGTGCGCAAAGCCTACGTGGAATATCCGCAGGGCTGGCTGAGCAACTTCGAGGAAGGCTCCGATAACAAGCAAGCTGCCTGGCGCACCGACCCCGCCCGCAGCGGCGTGGCCGGCGCCATGGGCGACATTGGCACCCACGCCTTCAACCTGTTAGAGTACGTGACGGGCTTATCCGTCACGCAACTTTGCGCCGACATCAACACGGTTGTACCCGGCCGCAAGCTCGACGATGATGGGGCCGTGTTGCTTCGTCTTTCGGGTGGGGCCAGCGGTGTGCTGGTGGCGACGCAGGTGGCGGCGGGTGAGGAAAACAATGTGCGCCTGCGCGTGTATGGCGACAAAGGCGGTTTGGAATGGCAACAAGTAGATGCCAACACGCTCCAAGTGAAATGGCTGGATAGGCCGATGGAAATCCGGCGGACCGGCGCGAGCTACGTCAGCTCCTACGCCCGCCACAATACCCGCACGCCGGCCGGACACCCGGAAGGCTATCTTGAAGCCTTTGCCAACCTCTACCGCAACTTCGCGCTGAGCCTGCAAGCCGACCTGGGGGGCAAATCGGTGCCGCCCGAAGCCCTCGATTATCCTGGCATTGAGGAAGGCGTGCGGGGAATGGCTTTTATCGAAAACGTCATTGCCTCGGGCCGCTCCGATCAGAAGTGGACTGAGTTTACCGTCTAG
- a CDS encoding gluconate 2-dehydrogenase subunit 3 family protein, with product MNRRDALGRVALIMGGTIIGADYFLTGCSSPSQEKEAKTAKKSPPAAKELKPVLNQEQIAYLNEVGDTILPTTSSPGAKAADVGGFMAVMVRDCYKPKDQQIFLKGLDQLEEASKKKNGKGFLASDAAQRTALLTALDAEQKNYAKTKTKEDPNHYFRMIKELTLLGYFTSEVGSTKALRYSPVPGKYEGCVPYKKGDKAWATT from the coding sequence ATGAACAGAAGAGACGCACTAGGCCGAGTAGCCCTCATCATGGGTGGCACTATCATCGGCGCCGATTATTTCCTCACCGGCTGCTCCTCCCCGAGCCAGGAAAAGGAAGCCAAAACCGCCAAAAAAAGCCCCCCAGCGGCTAAGGAACTGAAGCCCGTTCTCAATCAGGAGCAAATCGCTTATTTGAATGAGGTAGGCGACACTATTCTGCCAACTACTTCTTCGCCCGGCGCCAAAGCCGCCGACGTGGGCGGTTTTATGGCTGTAATGGTCCGCGACTGCTACAAGCCGAAGGATCAGCAGATTTTTCTGAAAGGGTTGGATCAGCTGGAAGAAGCTTCCAAAAAGAAGAACGGCAAAGGCTTTCTGGCCTCTGACGCCGCCCAGCGCACGGCTCTGCTCACGGCCCTCGACGCGGAACAGAAAAACTACGCCAAAACCAAAACGAAGGAGGATCCCAACCACTACTTCCGCATGATTAAGGAGCTGACCTTGCTCGGCTATTTTACCTCGGAAGTAGGCAGCACCAAAGCCCTGCGGTATTCGCCCGTGCCGGGCAAGTACGAAGGCTGCGTGCCCTACAAAAAGGGCGACAAAGCCTGGGCCACCACTTAA
- a CDS encoding GMC oxidoreductase, which produces MEKNTYDAIVIGSGISGGMAAKELTEKGLKTIMLERGRNVEHIKDYVNANKAPWEYPHRGGKTQQMIEDYPVLSRDYTLNEQNLDFWVKEKESPYVEVKPFDWFRGYQVGGRSLMWGRQSYRLSDYDFEANAKDGIAVDWPIRYKDLAPWYSRVEKFAGISGNRDGLPQLPDGEFMPPMEMNCVEKDVAARIRKNFKDRHMVIGRTANITVGHNNRVACQYRNKCWLGCPFGAYFSTQSASLPAAVATGNLTLRPFSIVTKILYDKDTKRAKGVEVLDAETNETYEYFAKIIFLNASALNSAWVLMNSATDVWPEGLGSSSGELGHNLMDHHFRAGASGEAEGYDDKYVYGRRANGIYIPRYRNLFGDKRDYIRGFGYQGGAGREGWSREIAEMNIGGDFKDALTEPGKWTMGLTGFGETLPYHDNRTYLDKTKKDKWGLPVLAIDATIRENEQKMRIDMMQDAKEMLEKAGLKNVNTYNNGYTLGGGIHEMGTARMGRDPKTSVLNQHNQVWDAPNVYVTDGAAMTSAACQNPSLTYMALTARAVDHAVSELKKQNI; this is translated from the coding sequence ATGGAAAAGAACACCTACGATGCCATTGTCATCGGATCAGGTATTTCGGGCGGCATGGCCGCCAAAGAGTTGACCGAGAAAGGCCTGAAGACCATCATGCTAGAGCGCGGCCGCAACGTAGAACACATTAAGGACTACGTGAACGCCAATAAGGCGCCGTGGGAATATCCGCATCGGGGGGGCAAAACCCAGCAGATGATTGAGGATTACCCTGTTCTGAGCCGCGACTACACGCTGAACGAGCAGAATCTGGACTTCTGGGTGAAGGAGAAGGAAAGCCCCTACGTAGAGGTGAAGCCCTTCGACTGGTTTCGGGGCTACCAAGTAGGCGGGCGCTCGTTGATGTGGGGCCGGCAGTCGTACCGCCTGAGCGACTACGACTTCGAGGCCAATGCCAAGGATGGCATTGCCGTGGACTGGCCTATTCGCTACAAGGATCTGGCGCCGTGGTACAGCCGGGTGGAGAAATTTGCCGGCATCAGCGGCAACCGCGACGGCCTGCCTCAGCTCCCGGACGGCGAATTTATGCCCCCCATGGAGATGAACTGCGTGGAGAAGGACGTGGCGGCTCGCATTCGGAAAAACTTCAAGGACCGCCACATGGTCATTGGCCGCACGGCTAACATTACGGTGGGGCATAATAACCGCGTGGCCTGCCAGTACCGCAATAAGTGCTGGCTGGGCTGCCCATTCGGGGCTTATTTCAGCACGCAGTCGGCGAGTTTGCCCGCGGCTGTGGCCACTGGCAACCTCACGCTGCGGCCGTTTTCCATCGTCACCAAAATTCTCTACGACAAGGATACCAAGCGGGCCAAAGGCGTAGAAGTGCTCGACGCGGAAACCAACGAGACCTACGAGTACTTCGCCAAAATCATCTTCCTGAACGCCTCGGCCCTGAACTCGGCCTGGGTGCTGATGAACTCGGCCACCGACGTGTGGCCCGAGGGCCTGGGCAGCAGCAGCGGGGAGCTGGGCCACAACCTGATGGACCATCACTTCCGGGCGGGTGCCAGCGGCGAGGCCGAGGGCTACGACGATAAGTACGTGTACGGGCGCCGGGCCAATGGTATTTACATTCCGCGCTACCGCAATCTGTTTGGCGACAAGCGCGACTACATCCGCGGCTTTGGCTACCAGGGCGGTGCCGGCCGGGAAGGCTGGAGCCGGGAAATTGCGGAAATGAACATTGGTGGCGACTTCAAGGATGCTCTCACCGAGCCCGGCAAGTGGACTATGGGCCTGACTGGCTTTGGCGAAACCCTTCCCTACCACGACAACCGCACTTACCTCGACAAAACCAAAAAAGATAAGTGGGGCCTGCCAGTGCTAGCCATCGACGCCACTATTCGCGAAAATGAGCAGAAAATGCGCATCGATATGATGCAGGATGCCAAGGAGATGCTGGAAAAAGCGGGCCTGAAAAATGTGAACACCTACAACAACGGCTACACCCTAGGCGGCGGCATCCACGAGATGGGCACCGCCCGCATGGGCCGCGACCCCAAAACCTCCGTACTCAACCAGCACAACCAGGTGTGGGACGCCCCCAACGTGTACGTGACCGACGGTGCGGCCATGACCTCGGCGGCCTGCCAGAACCCGTCGCTGACGTACATGGCCCTGACTGCTCGGGCGGTGGATCATGCGGTAAGCGAGTTGAAAAAGCAGAATATCTAA
- a CDS encoding sugar phosphate isomerase/epimerase family protein, with the protein MTSRRSFVKSAALLSAGALVSPALLAAPKSYIGLQLYTVRDAMQKDPAGTLARVAKLGYNSMEGATYTGSQKFYGMTPAAFAGVLKQNGLIMPSSHYRLGEEQEKGQPVQGTMLHGWDKAVDDAAQVGIKYMVCAYLSEAERGGLDKYKYVADQLNKAGERAKKAGIQMCYHNHDFEFAPQNGKTPYDLLLSSTDKELVKMELDLYWTVKAGKDPVALFQQHPGRFPLWHVKDMDNTPKKNFTEVGSGTIDFKKIFAQASKSGLKYYFVEQDQTPGSPFDSIQKSITHIKRTLV; encoded by the coding sequence ATGACCTCTCGCCGTTCCTTTGTGAAGTCCGCTGCGCTGCTATCGGCTGGTGCGCTTGTTTCACCTGCATTGCTGGCCGCACCCAAATCGTATATCGGGCTTCAGCTATACACCGTGCGCGATGCGATGCAAAAGGATCCGGCGGGCACGCTAGCCCGCGTGGCCAAGTTGGGTTACAACTCGATGGAGGGCGCTACCTACACGGGCAGCCAGAAATTCTACGGCATGACGCCCGCGGCTTTTGCCGGCGTGCTCAAGCAGAATGGCCTGATCATGCCTAGCAGCCATTACCGGTTGGGAGAAGAGCAGGAAAAAGGTCAGCCGGTGCAGGGCACCATGCTGCACGGCTGGGACAAAGCCGTGGACGATGCCGCTCAGGTTGGTATCAAGTATATGGTGTGCGCTTACCTATCGGAAGCCGAGCGCGGTGGCCTCGATAAGTATAAGTACGTGGCCGATCAGCTTAACAAAGCCGGTGAAAGGGCCAAGAAAGCGGGCATCCAGATGTGCTACCACAACCACGACTTCGAATTTGCCCCCCAGAACGGCAAAACGCCCTACGATTTGCTGTTGAGCAGCACGGATAAGGAACTGGTGAAGATGGAGCTAGACCTGTACTGGACCGTGAAAGCCGGCAAAGACCCCGTTGCGCTATTTCAGCAGCACCCCGGCCGGTTCCCACTCTGGCACGTGAAGGACATGGATAACACACCCAAAAAGAACTTTACGGAGGTAGGTAGCGGCACTATCGACTTCAAAAAAATCTTTGCTCAGGCCAGTAAGTCGGGCCTGAAATACTACTTTGTAGAGCAGGACCAAACGCCCGGCTCACCCTTCGACAGCATCCAGAAAAGCATCACGCACATCAAGCGCACTTTAGTGTAG
- a CDS encoding multidrug effflux MFS transporter: MSKQQYFFLILILGSLSALGPFSIDMYLPGFPAIAEDLNTTAARVTLSLSSFFVGISAGQLLYGPLLDRFGRKKPLYVGLAVYVLASIGCAMIQTIDGLIVLRLIQAIGSCAAGVASVAMIRDLFPVKDSAKVFALIMLVIGLSPMIAPTAGSYVTAAFGWHGVFIVLGAMGLLLLIATFLWLPESYEPDTTMSLKPKPILANFWSVLREPQFYTYTFTGAMSFCGLFAYVAGSPLVFMEIFGVSGEVYGWIFAFLSVGLIGASQVNSYMLRHYQNEQLVYAALICQVLTGVVFLVLISGGWIGLYGTIALLFIFLCCLGFSSPNTAALSLAPFSRTAGSASALMGAIRMAMGALASMAVSVFSNGTAVPMVAIMAVTSVVALVLLLTGRRQITEQVNVSTDQMAEPVH, encoded by the coding sequence ATGTCAAAGCAACAGTACTTTTTTCTGATTCTGATTCTGGGAAGCCTATCAGCTCTCGGACCATTTTCCATCGATATGTATCTGCCGGGCTTTCCGGCCATTGCCGAAGACCTGAATACCACGGCAGCCCGCGTTACCTTGTCCTTATCCAGCTTCTTCGTCGGTATCTCGGCAGGCCAGCTACTGTATGGGCCGCTGCTCGACCGGTTTGGACGCAAAAAGCCGCTGTATGTGGGGCTAGCTGTGTACGTGCTGGCCTCTATCGGCTGCGCCATGATTCAGACCATCGACGGACTTATCGTATTGCGCCTGATACAGGCCATTGGTAGCTGCGCCGCGGGGGTTGCTTCCGTGGCGATGATACGCGACCTGTTCCCAGTGAAAGACAGTGCGAAAGTATTTGCCCTGATAATGCTCGTGATTGGCCTTTCGCCCATGATTGCCCCCACCGCCGGTAGTTATGTAACGGCAGCCTTCGGGTGGCACGGCGTGTTTATCGTGCTGGGCGCAATGGGCTTGCTGCTGCTGATTGCCACCTTTCTCTGGTTGCCCGAAAGCTATGAGCCCGACACGACTATGTCATTAAAGCCCAAGCCTATTTTGGCTAATTTCTGGTCGGTGCTGCGCGAGCCGCAGTTTTATACCTACACGTTTACCGGCGCTATGTCCTTCTGCGGTCTCTTCGCTTACGTAGCCGGTTCACCGCTGGTGTTTATGGAGATTTTTGGGGTAAGTGGCGAGGTCTACGGCTGGATTTTCGCCTTCCTGTCGGTAGGTTTGATTGGCGCCAGTCAGGTAAATAGTTACATGCTGCGGCATTATCAGAATGAGCAACTGGTGTATGCTGCCCTGATCTGTCAGGTGCTGACCGGCGTGGTTTTTCTGGTGCTGATCAGCGGGGGCTGGATTGGCCTTTATGGCACGATTGCCTTGCTGTTTATTTTCCTATGCTGCCTCGGCTTTAGTAGTCCTAACACTGCCGCGCTTTCGTTAGCTCCTTTTTCCCGCACCGCCGGAAGCGCCTCAGCTCTGATGGGCGCCATTCGGATGGCGATGGGCGCGTTGGCATCTATGGCGGTCAGTGTTTTCAGCAACGGCACGGCAGTTCCCATGGTGGCTATCATGGCCGTCACATCGGTGGTGGCTTTAGTGCTGCTACTCACCGGCCGCCGGCAGATTACTGAGCAAGTGAATGTATCCACTGATCAGATGGCGGAGCCGGTGCACTAG
- a CDS encoding NIPSNAP family protein has product MNKLFLAQRLSRVGALLLVLTTFLIVSAYRPADREMYQLRIYHVKTGQQEEQVENFLRGAFLPALHKLGVRKVGVFKPIGNDTATDRRVVVLIPYSSLAHLGRVAERLEQDADFAKTSPAYWNAVHTAPPYLRVETIQLEAFTDKLRLREPQLQGPRNERVYELRSYESATEKQHRNKVHMFDQGGEIPLFERLGFNAVFYARVVAGSRMPNLMYLTTFENQADRDEHWKAFGADPEWKKLSAAPEYQNNVSKIDIVFLRPTAYSDI; this is encoded by the coding sequence ATGAACAAATTATTCCTGGCGCAGCGGCTCAGCAGAGTTGGCGCTCTGCTGTTAGTGCTAACAACATTCCTAATCGTGTCGGCGTACCGGCCCGCCGACCGCGAAATGTACCAGCTCCGAATTTACCACGTGAAAACCGGGCAGCAGGAAGAGCAGGTGGAGAATTTTCTGCGGGGGGCTTTTCTGCCAGCACTGCACAAGCTGGGCGTTCGGAAGGTGGGGGTTTTCAAGCCCATCGGCAACGATACGGCCACCGACCGGCGAGTGGTAGTGCTCATTCCTTACTCTTCCCTTGCTCATCTGGGGCGCGTGGCGGAGCGACTAGAACAGGACGCGGACTTTGCCAAAACCAGCCCCGCCTACTGGAATGCCGTCCATACCGCTCCGCCCTACCTACGCGTAGAAACCATTCAGCTGGAGGCTTTTACTGATAAGCTGCGCCTGCGGGAACCGCAGTTGCAAGGGCCGCGGAACGAACGCGTGTATGAGCTGCGCAGCTACGAAAGCGCCACCGAGAAACAACACCGCAATAAGGTGCACATGTTTGACCAGGGCGGCGAAATACCACTGTTCGAGCGCCTGGGCTTCAACGCAGTGTTCTATGCCCGCGTGGTGGCCGGTAGCCGCATGCCCAACCTGATGTATCTCACCACGTTCGAAAACCAAGCGGACCGCGATGAGCACTGGAAAGCATTCGGCGCGGACCCCGAGTGGAAAAAACTGTCTGCGGCGCCCGAGTATCAGAACAACGTATCGAAGATTGATATTGTGTTCCTACGCCCCACCGCTTACTCCGATATCTAG
- the msrB gene encoding peptide-methionine (R)-S-oxide reductase MsrB, whose amino-acid sequence MLRWPDVLKFAKYSNPEPPRRVERSEDEWEAQLTPAQYEVMRQKATEPPYRNAYCRSYEPGVYACAGCGNLLFNSTEKYHAISGWPSFTQPIAKNAIKYAFDNSHNMQRLEALCNVCDCHLGHVFPDGPAPSGLRYCMNSESLIQTKEVALGGKFQSNDESGNQL is encoded by the coding sequence ATGCTCCGCTGGCCCGACGTGCTGAAATTTGCCAAATACAGCAACCCCGAACCGCCCAGACGGGTGGAGCGCTCAGAGGACGAGTGGGAGGCGCAGCTGACGCCCGCCCAATATGAGGTAATGCGGCAGAAAGCCACGGAGCCGCCGTATCGCAACGCCTATTGCCGCTCCTACGAGCCGGGCGTGTATGCCTGTGCCGGATGCGGTAATTTATTATTCAACTCTACCGAGAAGTATCACGCCATATCCGGCTGGCCCAGCTTTACGCAGCCCATTGCCAAAAACGCCATCAAATACGCCTTCGACAACAGCCACAACATGCAGCGCCTTGAGGCACTCTGCAACGTCTGTGACTGTCATTTAGGCCACGTTTTCCCCGACGGACCCGCGCCCAGCGGCTTGCGCTACTGCATGAATTCGGAAAGCTTAATTCAGACTAAAGAAGTAGCGCTGGGGGGCAAATTTCAGTCTAACGACGAGAGCGGTAATCAGCTATAA